A window of the Proteus terrae subsp. cibarius genome harbors these coding sequences:
- a CDS encoding TonB-dependent receptor: MKMNNKKGALKRSLLALLISTTIAAPCAYASTVSVALPEQSLADSLSAIAKQGQVQILFDANSVKNLRAPALSGQFETQTALQKVLIGSGLEIIPQGSGFVIRPLATTNAIVIPEVKVTGVGSSYHPATDVVSAPQYITAEEIKQRNTGDGNVTDLLKSNPAVQFSNNDSTSMNQGEIKPSRISIHGSSSYQNSYKLDGVSFNNDFDPANSGNGETNTRVSSDEQGMYLDSRLIDSVAVYDNNIPVEFGGFTGGTVEVQSRRWSGETHANAYYRTTRSSWNNIFTDPKLNFDTANNDFSNPARFQKKYDKQNFGGWFETSLTDNTGLIFSASRRESTIPMMISAEGGIILTPDGQLEQVEQTPHYRDQTRTSDNYFIKYSWDISEKQTFDLSTNIARYKSYLFSGSVYNSGYDNEHNGLSFTALYKHQLDLGSLELTAGYQNLEDKRSNDQDYFVTIKDYTDWQNPQQISSGGQGDLKSKQETYNAKSIMRFNPVEWGSVSHQPTTGFEVSRTKGSYVRDKTYYNHTYTGSTWGDEWMGSLQQTTRFLAGTHDASYTNYAIYVDDNLQYKRLTLRPGIRLDRDDFVQKNNISPRLSGTYDIWGTGNTLIIGGVNRYYGRSMLTYALYGAQNAGLQHCYFSCDNDNPSDWENRTDFEGVDSLKTPYNDELTLGLQQEIASTTWRLQYVHREGRDEVRSDTKYPNDKDKIRIRHFNNNGRSTHDTLTLSVRNSQPWELARADHVFNASISWQKSKTNTPKDSGYANFDPSSQGMNYDKVWYDGKIINAKDLPSGNFNSPLKVTAELTSVWDDLDLTWYNRLQWNGARSQAEKANNGSPRPSEYGPLFEYKKRNYSSRFSWDTKLGWEPEFAYGVGISVEVNNVLNTKNVTDYFTYQDKDYKSYEPGRQFWLQISYDY, from the coding sequence ATGAAAATGAATAACAAAAAAGGAGCCCTTAAGAGGTCTCTACTAGCGTTGCTAATAAGTACCACTATTGCTGCACCTTGCGCTTATGCATCTACCGTTTCAGTAGCTTTACCAGAACAGTCTTTGGCTGATTCATTAAGTGCCATTGCAAAACAAGGGCAAGTCCAAATTTTATTTGATGCAAATTCGGTTAAAAACCTGCGTGCTCCAGCACTTTCAGGTCAATTTGAAACCCAAACTGCATTACAAAAAGTCTTAATTGGTAGTGGGTTAGAAATTATTCCACAAGGAAGTGGATTTGTTATTCGTCCTCTCGCCACAACTAACGCGATTGTTATTCCTGAAGTTAAAGTCACCGGTGTTGGTAGCAGTTATCACCCAGCTACCGATGTCGTTTCCGCTCCGCAATACATCACCGCTGAAGAGATAAAACAGCGTAATACCGGTGATGGAAACGTAACTGACTTACTGAAAAGTAACCCTGCTGTTCAGTTTTCCAATAATGACAGCACATCAATGAATCAGGGTGAAATTAAACCTTCACGTATTTCTATTCATGGCTCTAGTAGTTATCAAAACTCCTATAAGCTTGATGGCGTCAGCTTTAATAATGACTTTGACCCAGCGAACTCAGGTAATGGTGAAACCAACACCCGTGTTAGCAGTGACGAACAAGGTATGTATCTTGATAGTCGATTAATTGATAGCGTCGCAGTTTACGATAATAATATTCCTGTTGAGTTTGGTGGTTTTACTGGCGGGACTGTCGAAGTACAAAGCCGTCGCTGGTCAGGCGAAACTCATGCCAATGCCTATTACCGCACAACGCGCTCAAGCTGGAACAATATTTTTACTGATCCAAAACTGAATTTTGATACAGCCAATAATGATTTTAGTAACCCGGCTCGCTTCCAGAAAAAATACGATAAACAAAACTTTGGTGGTTGGTTTGAAACGAGTCTAACTGACAATACGGGGTTAATTTTCTCTGCATCACGTCGTGAATCAACTATTCCGATGATGATTAGTGCTGAGGGCGGAATTATCCTTACGCCAGATGGCCAGTTAGAACAAGTCGAACAAACGCCACACTATCGTGATCAGACCCGTACTTCAGATAACTATTTTATTAAATATTCATGGGATATTTCAGAAAAACAAACCTTTGATTTATCAACAAATATTGCGCGATACAAAAGCTATTTATTCTCAGGTTCAGTCTATAACTCAGGCTATGATAATGAGCATAATGGTTTAAGTTTTACTGCACTTTATAAGCATCAACTTGATCTTGGTTCATTAGAATTAACTGCGGGTTATCAAAACCTTGAAGATAAGCGTTCTAATGATCAAGACTACTTCGTCACCATTAAAGACTATACCGATTGGCAAAACCCACAGCAGATAAGCAGTGGTGGTCAAGGTGATTTGAAGAGCAAACAAGAAACCTACAATGCCAAAAGTATTATGCGATTTAACCCTGTTGAATGGGGTTCGGTTAGCCATCAGCCAACAACAGGGTTTGAAGTTAGCCGTACTAAAGGCTCTTATGTTCGAGACAAAACCTATTACAACCATACCTATACTGGCTCTACATGGGGCGATGAGTGGATGGGTTCATTACAACAAACAACCCGTTTCTTAGCGGGTACACATGATGCTTCATATACCAACTATGCGATTTATGTTGACGATAATCTCCAATATAAGCGCTTAACACTGCGTCCAGGCATTCGTTTAGATAGAGATGATTTTGTTCAAAAAAATAATATCTCTCCACGTTTAAGCGGAACTTATGATATTTGGGGTACTGGTAACACCTTAATTATTGGTGGCGTAAACCGTTACTATGGCCGTTCAATGCTGACTTATGCGCTTTATGGTGCACAAAACGCAGGCCTACAACACTGCTACTTCTCTTGTGATAACGATAATCCAAGCGATTGGGAAAACCGTACCGACTTTGAAGGTGTTGATTCACTAAAAACACCTTATAACGATGAGCTGACACTCGGCTTGCAACAAGAAATTGCATCAACCACTTGGCGTTTACAATACGTTCATCGTGAAGGTCGTGATGAAGTTCGTAGTGATACCAAATATCCAAATGACAAAGATAAAATAAGAATTCGCCATTTTAATAATAATGGACGTAGTACTCACGATACCTTAACGCTTTCTGTGAGAAACAGTCAGCCTTGGGAATTAGCACGCGCTGATCATGTTTTTAATGCCTCTATTAGCTGGCAAAAAAGTAAAACAAATACGCCTAAAGACTCTGGTTATGCCAACTTCGATCCTAGTTCACAAGGGATGAACTACGACAAAGTATGGTATGACGGAAAAATCATCAATGCCAAAGACTTACCTTCTGGCAATTTTAACTCACCATTAAAAGTTACCGCTGAACTTACCAGTGTTTGGGATGATTTGGATTTAACTTGGTATAACCGTCTTCAATGGAATGGCGCTCGTTCACAAGCAGAGAAAGCCAATAATGGCTCCCCAAGACCAAGTGAATATGGCCCATTATTCGAATACAAAAAACGTAATTACAGTAGTCGTTTTTCTTGGGATACCAAATTGGGTTGGGAACCTGAATTTGCTTATGGCGTAGGTATCTCTGTTGAAGTGAATAACGTCCTTAACACTAAAAATGTGACTGACTACTTCACTTATCAAGATAAAGATTACAAGTCGTATGAACCAGGCCGTCAATTCTGGTTACAAATCAGCTACGACTATTAA